One Acanthochromis polyacanthus isolate Apoly-LR-REF ecotype Palm Island chromosome 6, KAUST_Apoly_ChrSc, whole genome shotgun sequence DNA segment encodes these proteins:
- the si:ch211-156j16.1 gene encoding podoplanin, whose translation MKVQLLLLLALAGPFCAFTRASPTELPEVMTRGDLPEELTTVLTAPPATELVAAPEEISTVVFTETAPATTVIVGEAETEGPVASTAAAPEPLVTDAPVVTEASTEAPEVPEVPEVSDVPAKATAAMETNEEVVVEEGSEDGLSSGQVVGIVIGALLAVVIVIAVVIAVVRRMGKYSP comes from the exons ATGAAAGTtcagctgctgctcctcctggCCCTGGCCGGCCCTTTCTGTGCCTTCACTCGTGCAA GCCCCACAGAGCTCCCTGAAGTGATGACGAGAGGGGACTTACCAGAGGAACTTACCACTGTTCTCACCGCTCCCCCTGCGACCGAACTGGTAGCGGCCCCTGAAGAAATCTCCACAGTGGTTTTCACCGAGACAGCGCCTGCGACCACGGTCATCGTCGGAGAGGCTGAGACAGAAGGACCCGTTGCCTCTACTGCAGCGGCACCAGAACCCCTCGTCACTGACGCTCCTGTTGTGACCGAGGCTTCAACTGAGGCCCCAGAGGTTCCAGAGGTTCCAGAGGTTTCAGACGTTCCAGCCAAGGCGACAGCGGCCATGGAGACAAATGAGGAAGTTGTCGTTGAGGAGGGCTCAGAAG ATGGCCTGAGCTCTGGTCAGGTAGTCGGCATCGTGATCGGTGCCCTGCTGGCGGTGGTCATCGTCATCGCCGTGGTGATCGCAGTGGTGAGGAGGATGGGCAAATACTC CCCTTGA